TCTCGCATTCGTCCCGGGCGAAGGGCGGATCGTCGGGCTGCGGGGCCTCGGCATGGTCTTCCAGGCAGCGGCGCACGCCCGCCGAGATCTCGATCCCGTAGCGTTCGAGGATCGCCAGGGCCTCGGCCGGGGTGCTGGCATCCGGCAGGGTCGGCCCGGAGGCGATCAACGAGGCCTCGTCGCCGGGCACGTCGGAGATCAGCCAGGTCAGCACCCGGGCCGGATGGGCGGCGGCCGCCAGCCGGCCGCCCTTGATGGCGGACAGGTGCCGGCGCACGGTGTTGATCTCGCGAATCGGCGCGCCGCAGCGCAGCAGTGCCTTGTTGATGGCCTGCTTCTCGGAAAGCGAGACGCCGGGCGCCGGCAGGGTCATCAGCGCCGAGCCGCCGCCGGAGATCAGGGCGATCACCAGGTCATCCTCGCCGAGCCCCTCGACGGCCTCGAGCATCCGGCGGGCGGCCTGCTCGCTCAGGTCATCGGGCATGGGATGCGAGGCTTCGAGGACCTCGATATGGCGACACTCGGCGCCATGGCCGTAGCGGGTCACCACCAGGCCGGACAGCGGCGCCTCGGGATGGCGCGCCTGCCAGGCGCGCTCCAGGGCGGCCGCCATGGCGGCCGCCGCCTTGCCGGCCCCCACCACCAGGGTGCGACCGGCGGGCGGCGACGGCAGCCGGTCGGGCAGCAGCGTGTCGGGGTGCACCGCCTCGACGGCGGTCTCGCCCAGGCGCATCAGCCAGGCGCGGGCGGCCTCGGGCCGGTCACGGGACAGCAGGGGGGAATGGGCATTCATTCGGGGGTCTCCTTCGAAAAAGGGCCCGATGACGAGCCAGGGAGCTACAGGGGAAGACTCGACACCGGGCAAGGGGCCGTCAAGCGACGACCCAGGCAGGCGACGACCCGACGCCTGCCATCAGGGAGCAGTCACCTCCCCTGTCCTCCGCCGGCCATCCGTGATGGCCGGCGGCAACGGACTCAGCGGTTGCCGATCTCGTGGTCGGCGAGCTGCTCCAGGGCGCGGGCGATGCCGGAGTGATCCCAGTCACCACCGCCGTGGGCGACGCAGGCCTGGAACAGCTGCTGGGCATTGGCGGTGCCGGGCAGCGCGAGGTTGAGGCTACGCGCGCCCTCCAATGCCAGGTTGAGGTCCTTCTGGTGCAGGCGAATCTTGAAGCCCGGATCGAAGGTGCGGTTGATCATGCGCTCGCCGTGCACGTCGAGGATCTTCGACTGGGCCAGGCCACCGAGCAGGGACTCGCGGACCTTGGCCACGTCGGCGCCGGCCTTGGAGGCGAACAGCAGGCCCTCGGAGACGGCCTCGATGGTCAGCGCGACGACGATCTGGTTGGCCACCTTGCAGGTCTGGCCGGCACCCTGGTCGCCGATGTGGGTAATGGTCTTGCCCATGATCTCGAGCAGCGGCTTGGCACGATCGAAGCCTTCCGGGGTGGCGCCGACCATGATGGTCAGGGCGGCATTGATGGCACCGCCCTCGCCGCCGGAGACCGGGGCGTCGACGTACTCGCCACCGGCGTCCTGGATGCGCTTGGCGAACTCCTGGGTCGCCAGCGGGGCGATGGAGCTCATGTCGATCACCAGGGTCCCGGGCTTGAGCCCCTCGATGACGCCGCCCTCGCCGAACAGCACCTCCTCGACGTCCGGGGTGTCCGGGACGATGGTGATGATCACCTCGGAGGCCTCGGCGACGGCCTTGGGATTGTCGAGCTCCTGCATGCCCTTGGAGGCCAGGGTCTCGTCCAGGGTGCCGCGCTTGACGGTGGTCAGCTCGTGGCCGGCGTCCAGCAGGTGGCCCGCCATGGGACGGCCCATGATGCCCAGTCCGATAAAACCGATCTTGCTCATGATGATTCTCCTGTCACGTTACTTGCTGACGTTGGGTCGTGATCGTCGTGCGGAAAACGTCGCTCAGGGCTCCAAGGGATGAGCGCCGGGGGCAAGACGAAGCGAGGGTCCTACGCCATGGATGGCGTCGGTAGCGCCCAGGGAGGGGTTCACAGCGCCCTCGCGGCGTCTTGACGCCGGAAAAGCTCATCCCGACCAGGGGCCTGCCCCGGTGCCCCATTCTATCTTCAATGTTCAGCCACGCACGGCATCCAGCCAGCCCAGCCCTTCCTTGGTCCCCGCCCGGGGCTTGTACTCGCAGCCGATCCAGCCGTCGTAACCCAGGCGATCGAGATGGGCGAACAGGAAGGGATAGTTGATCTCGCCGGTGCCCGGCTCGTGGCGCCCCGGATTGTCGGCCAGCTGGACGTGGGCGATGCGATCGATGTGCTTCTCGATGGTCGGCGCCAGATCCCCTTCCATGATCTGCATATGATAGATGTCGTACTGCAGCTTCAGGTTGCCGCTGCCCACCTCGTCGAAGATCGCCAGCGCCTGCTCGGTGCGGTTGAGGAAGAAGCCCGGGATGTCGCGGGTGTTGATCGGCTCGGCGATCAGCAGGATGCCGGCGGCCTCGAGCTTCTCGGCGGCGAAGCGCAGGTTCCCGACCAGGGTCTGGCGAGCCTGGTCGTCGCTCACGCCGGAGGGCTTGATGCCGGCCAGGCAGTTGACCTGGGTGTTGCCCAGGACCCCGGCGTACTCGATGGCGCGGTCGACCCCGGCGCGGAACTCCTCGACGCGATCCGGGTGGCAGGCGATGCCGCGCTCGCCGGCACCCCAGTCGCCGGCCGGCAGGTTGAACAGCACCTGGGTCAGGCCGTTGTCGTCGAGGCGCTGCTTGATCTCGGCTGCCTCGAAATCGTACGGGAAGAGGTACTCCACGCCCTTGAAGCCGGCCTCGGCGGCGGCCTGGAAGCGGTCGAGGAAGTCGACCTCGGTGAACAGCATGCTGAGATTGGCGGCAAACTTGGCCATGTGAATCTCCCTGTGTCTTCTCGTGTGTGTCAGCGTACCTCTCGGGCCGCCCGGCCGCCGGTCCCCACCGGCGGTCGGGCGGTCGCCGTCCTCAGCGCAGGGCGGCGATGGAGGTCGGGGCGTCGGTGACGTTCTCGGCCAGCGCCTCGAACTCGTTGACGCCGCCCAGGTCGGTGCCCATGGAGATGTTGGTCACCCGCTCGAGGATGACCTCGACCACCACCGGCACGCGGTGCTGCTTCATCAGCACGCGGGCCTGTTCGAAGGCCGGGGCGATCTGGTCGGGCTCGGTGACGCGGATCGCCTTGCAGCCCAGCCCTTCGACCACGGAGACGTGATCCACGCCGTAGCCGTTGATCTCCGGGCAGTTGATGTTCTCGAACGACAGTTGCACCTGGTAGTCCATGTCGAAGCCGCGCTGGGCCTGGCGGATCAGCCCCAGGTAGGAGTTGTTCACCAGCACGTGGATGTAGGGCAGGTTGAACTGCGCGCCCACGGCCAGCTCCTCGACCATGAACTGGAAATCATAGTCGCCGGACAGGGCGACGATCTCGGCGTCCGGGTCGGCGCGACGCACGCCCAGCGCGGCCGGGATGGTCCAGCCCAGCGGGCCCGCCTGGCCGCAGTTGATCCAGTGGCGCGGCTTGTAGACGTGCAGGAACTGGGCGCCGGCGATCTGCGACAGGCCGATGGTGCTGATGTAGCGGGTGTTCTTGCCGAACGCCTTGTTCATCTCCTCGTACACGCGCTGCGGCTTGACCGGCACGTTGTCGAAGTGGGTCTTGCGCAGCAGGGTGCGCTTGCGTTCCTGGCATTCCTCGGCCCAGGCGCTGCGGTCCTTGAGCTTGCCCTCGGCCTGCCACTCCTTGGCCACCTCGATGAACAGCTCGAGCGCCGCCTTGGCGTCGGAGACGATGCCGTAGTCCGGACCGAAGATGCGCCCGATCTGGGTCGGCTCGATGTCCACGTGGACGAACGTGCGGCCTGCGGTGTAGGTGTCCAGCGTCCCGGTATGACGGTTGGCCCAGCGGTTGCCGATCCCCATCACGAAGTCGGACTCCAGCAGGGTGGCGTTGCCGTAGCGATGCGAGGTCTGCAGGCCGACCATGCCCGCCATCAGACGGTGGTCGTCGGGGATGGTGCCCCAGCCCATCAGGGTCGGGATGACCGGCACGCCGGTCAGCTCGGCGAACTCGGTGAGCAGGTCGCTGGCGTCGGCGTTGATGATGCCGCCCCCGGCCACCAGCAGCGGCTTGTCGGCCTCGTTGAGCATGCCCAGCGCCTTCTCGATCTGGGCTCGGCTGGCGGCCGGCTTGTAGGCCGGCAGCGGCTCGTAGGTGTCCGGATCGAACTCGATCTCGGTCATCTGCACGTCGATGGGCAGGTCGAGCAGCACCGGCCCCGGGCGCGAGCTGCGCATGATCTGGAAGGCCTGCTGGAAGGCGCGCGGCACCTGGGCCGGCTCCAGCACGGTGATGGCCCACTTGGTGACCGGCCCGGCGATGGCCTTGATGTCCACCGCCTGGAAGTCCTCCTTGTGCAGCTTGTTGGCCGGCGCCTGGCCGGTGATGCACAGGATCGGGATGGAATCGGCGGAGGCCGAGTACAGCCCGGTGATCATGTCGGTGCCGGCCGGGCCGGAGGTGCCGATGCACACCCCGATGTTGCCCGGCTGGGTGCGGGTGTAGCCCTCGGCCATGTGCGAGGCGCCCTCGACGTGGCGCGCCAGCACGTGATCCACGCCGCCGACCTTGCGCATGGCGGCGTAGAAGGGGTTGATGGCGGCACCGGGCAGCCCGAAGGCGACGTCGATGCCCTCCTTGCGCAGCACGTGAACGGCGGCTTCCGCAGCGGTCATGCGAGCCATGGCGATTCCTCCAGTGGTGGCTTTTATTCTTTGGAAAATATTTCTGTATACAGAGACTAGACCCGCCCCGGGAATGCCGTCAAGATTTTTTGGAAAACATTTCCAACCGATAGCATGCAAAAAAATACCCAAGCCATAACAGTGGCTTGGGTAAATGGAAAAATTTATCATGAATTCAATCATCAAGGGCCGATGCAATCCCCCGAATGGGGTAGGCGGCGGCCCAGGCATGAAACGAGCGCATGCAAGCTCAGGGGGCGAGGTGCAGGACCGCCTCGCCGATGCCTGCAAAGACCAGCCGGGCCTGCTGCCCGGCGAGCATCTCCACCACCCCGTCGAAGGTGCCGGTGGTGATCACCTCTCCCGCGGCGAAGCCCTCCCCGTCCCGGGCGATGCGGGCGTTGACCATCTCCACCAGCAGCGCGGCCGGGTCGCCGCCGGGATGACCGCCCCGCCCGGCCAGGGCCACCTGGCCGTCGAGGGTCAGCCGGTATTCGGCATCGACCAGCCGATCCAGCGACCCGGGCGCGACGCCGCTGCCCAGTACGAAACCGCCGTGGCTGAGGCCATCGGCCAGCTGCCACAGCGGGGGCACCTCGGGCCAGTCGGCAAAGCGGCTGTCGACCACCTCGATGGCGGCATGCAGACCGCTGACCCGCGGGGCGATCTCGGCCCGGGTGTAGGGCGCCTCGCGGGCCGGGATCGCCGCACCCAGCACCACGGCGAGCTCCGGTTCGAGGAACACCACCTGATGGTCCCGGCGGCGGCAGACGCCGGGCGAGGCCTGGTTGTGCTCGGCAAACAGCCGCGAGTAGCGCGGCGCCTCGCCGGGCACGATGCCACCGAGCTTCCAGCCGGCGGGAGTGCCAAGCGTCATGGACACCCGTTCCTGGATGGCATAGGCATCGGCCTCCTCGGCCAGTGGAATATCAAGGGGGACCGGAATCGGTCGACCCTGGCGGTGCGCCTGGATCAGGCGCTCGGCACCGGCGGCGATGATCGCGTCTCGTGTCATGCTCAGAACCCCTTGGCCGCGCCCCGCGGCCGGGCCGGCCGGGGCTTGTCGCACTTCAGGAACTGGCCATATCCCGGCTCGGCGCTGGGCCGGCCGTCCCTGGAGACCACCCGGCCCCGACACAGGGTCAGCACCGGCTTGCCGGTGAGCTCGAGCCCCTCGTAGGGGGTGTAGTCCACGGCATGGTGTAGCTCGGCGTTGCGCACCGTGGTGCGGGTGGCGGGATCCCACAGGGTGAGGTCGGCGTCGCTGCCGATGGCGATGGTGCCCTTGCGCGGATAGAGGCCGTAGATCTTGGCCGGTTGGGTGGCGGTCAGCGACACGAAGCGGGTGGCGTCGATGCGCTCCTTGATCACCCCCTCGGAGAACAGGATCGGCAGGCGCGTCTCCAGCCCCGGGATGCCGTTGGGGATGTGCGCGAAGCTCGCCGATTCGCCATGCAGCTTCTTGCCCTGGGGATCCTCGTAGCGGAAGGGCGCATGATCCGAGGAGAACACCTGGAAGACGCCGTTCTCCAGGGCCTCCCAGACCGCCTCCTGGGCGGCGGGGTCTCGCGGCGGCGGGCTGCACACGCACTTGGCGCCCTCGAAGCCCTCCCGGTCCAGGTCAGAGGCGGTCAGCATCAGGTACTGGGGGCAGGTCTCGCCGTAGACCCGCAGGCCGCGGCCCTGAGCCCAGCGGATCTGCTCGATGGCCTCGGGGCCCGAGACGTGCACGATCAACAGCGGCACGTCGACCAGCTCGGCCAGCGAGATGGCCCGATGGGTGGCCTCGCGCTCGGCGATCGTCGAGTGGGCCACCCCGTGGTAGTAGGGCGCGGTCCTGCCCTGCTCCTCGAGCAGCTCGGTGAGGTAGGCGATGCAGTCGGCGTTCTCGGCGTGCACCATGACCATGCCGCCCTCGCGGCGGGCCATGGCCAGCACCTCCAGCACCTCGCGATCATTGAGCTTGAGGTCGTCGTAGGTCAGGTAGATCTTGAAGGAGCTGTAGCCCTCCTCGATCAGCGCCGGCAGCTCCTCCTTGAGCACCGTCTCGGTGGGATCGGTGACGATCATGTGGAAGGCATAGTCGACGAAGGCCTTGCCCTCGCTGCGCCGGTGGTAGTCCTCCACCGCGGCGCGCAGGCCCTGGCCCTTCTGCTGGGCGGCGAAGGGAATCACCGTGGTGGTGCCGCCGCAGGCCGCCGAGCGGGTGCCGCTCTCGAAGTCGTCGGCCATCACCGCGCCGTCGCCGAGCGGCTGGTCCAGGTGGCAGTGGGCATCGACGCCGCCGGGCATCACCCACAGGCCCTGGGCGTCGATGACCTCCTCGGCCTCGCCCAGGTCCTGGCCCAGGGCGACGATGCGCCCGTCCTTGAGGCCGATATCGGCGGTGTAACGGTCGATGGCGGTGATGATCAGGCCGTTGGTGATCAGGGTATCGAAGCGTGACATGTCGTGTGCCTCGTCGGGAGTGTCAGGGGAGTTGGAAAGGAGTTCTAAACGGGCGTCAGGCATGGCCTAGCCCATGGCGTTGGGGAGCCACAGCACCAGCCCGGGCCAGATCGTGATGAGCAGCACGAAGAGCAGCATGATGGCGAGGAACGGCAGGCTGCCGAGCATGACATCGCCGATGGAGCCGCGGCCGCGTACGCCCTGGACCACGTAGAGGTTCATGCCGATGGGCGGGGTGATCAGCGAGATCTCCATCATGACCACCAGGAAGATGCCGAACCACACCGGGTCGAAGCCGAACTGCACCACCATCGGCACCACGATGGGCACGGTGGCGATCATCATCGACAGGGTCTCGAGGAAGCAGCCCAGCACCAGGTAGAAGATCACCAGGGCCAGGATCAGGCCCAGCGGCGACAGTCCCAGGTCGGCGACCCACTGGGTCAGGGTGTGGGGAATGCCGAGGATGCCCACGATGTAGTTGAGGAAGAAGGCCGCCACGATGATCAGCATGATCATCGCCGTGGTACGGGCCATCGACAGGAAGCACTCGTGGAGCATGGACAGGGTGAGCTTGCGATTCATCGCGGCCAGCACCAGGGCCGCGACCACCCCCAGGGCGGCGGCCTCGGTGGGCGTCGCCCAGCCGCTGTAGATGCTGCCGATGACGATGGCGAAGACGAAGGCCGGCGGCAGCAGGTCCACCAGCGATGCCAGTCGCTCGCGCAGCGAGGCCCGCGGCTCGGCCTCGCCGGCCACGCCCGGGCGCAGCAGGCTGAAGGCCATGATCGCCAGCATGAAGGCCCCGGCCAGGGCCAAGCCCGGGAGGATCCCGGCGATGAACAGCTTGCCGATGGAGGTGTTGGTGATGGCCCCGTAGATGATCATGTTGATGCTGGGGGGGATCAGGATGCCCAGCGTCGCCCCGGCGGCCAGGGTGCCCAGCGCCAGGCGCTCGCTGTAGCCGCGCTCGGCGAAGGCCGGCAGTGCCACGGTGCCGATGGTCGCGGCGGT
The Halomonas sp. M4R1S46 DNA segment above includes these coding regions:
- a CDS encoding glycerate kinase, whose translation is MNAHSPLLSRDRPEAARAWLMRLGETAVEAVHPDTLLPDRLPSPPAGRTLVVGAGKAAAAMAAALERAWQARHPEAPLSGLVVTRYGHGAECRHIEVLEASHPMPDDLSEQAARRMLEAVEGLGEDDLVIALISGGGSALMTLPAPGVSLSEKQAINKALLRCGAPIREINTVRRHLSAIKGGRLAAAAHPARVLTWLISDVPGDEASLIASGPTLPDASTPAEALAILERYGIEISAGVRRCLEDHAEAPQPDDPPFARDECEILARARDALAAGQAAAERDGLEVRLLGDDLEGEARELGRAQGRMALAAQDGLTRPLVILSGGETSVTVTGDGRGGRNVEFLLGLFTALEGAEGIHALAIDTDGIDGSEDNAGAIFGPDCWTRMRSLGLEPDDYLSRNDAYTFFEALDDLIVTGPTRTNVNDFRAILVLPRPS
- a CDS encoding 2-hydroxy-3-oxopropionate reductase; its protein translation is MSKIGFIGLGIMGRPMAGHLLDAGHELTTVKRGTLDETLASKGMQELDNPKAVAEASEVIITIVPDTPDVEEVLFGEGGVIEGLKPGTLVIDMSSIAPLATQEFAKRIQDAGGEYVDAPVSGGEGGAINAALTIMVGATPEGFDRAKPLLEIMGKTITHIGDQGAGQTCKVANQIVVALTIEAVSEGLLFASKAGADVAKVRESLLGGLAQSKILDVHGERMINRTFDPGFKIRLHQKDLNLALEGARSLNLALPGTANAQQLFQACVAHGGGDWDHSGIARALEQLADHEIGNR
- the hyi gene encoding hydroxypyruvate isomerase, giving the protein MAKFAANLSMLFTEVDFLDRFQAAAEAGFKGVEYLFPYDFEAAEIKQRLDDNGLTQVLFNLPAGDWGAGERGIACHPDRVEEFRAGVDRAIEYAGVLGNTQVNCLAGIKPSGVSDDQARQTLVGNLRFAAEKLEAAGILLIAEPINTRDIPGFFLNRTEQALAIFDEVGSGNLKLQYDIYHMQIMEGDLAPTIEKHIDRIAHVQLADNPGRHEPGTGEINYPFLFAHLDRLGYDGWIGCEYKPRAGTKEGLGWLDAVRG
- the gcl gene encoding glyoxylate carboligase; amino-acid sequence: MARMTAAEAAVHVLRKEGIDVAFGLPGAAINPFYAAMRKVGGVDHVLARHVEGASHMAEGYTRTQPGNIGVCIGTSGPAGTDMITGLYSASADSIPILCITGQAPANKLHKEDFQAVDIKAIAGPVTKWAITVLEPAQVPRAFQQAFQIMRSSRPGPVLLDLPIDVQMTEIEFDPDTYEPLPAYKPAASRAQIEKALGMLNEADKPLLVAGGGIINADASDLLTEFAELTGVPVIPTLMGWGTIPDDHRLMAGMVGLQTSHRYGNATLLESDFVMGIGNRWANRHTGTLDTYTAGRTFVHVDIEPTQIGRIFGPDYGIVSDAKAALELFIEVAKEWQAEGKLKDRSAWAEECQERKRTLLRKTHFDNVPVKPQRVYEEMNKAFGKNTRYISTIGLSQIAGAQFLHVYKPRHWINCGQAGPLGWTIPAALGVRRADPDAEIVALSGDYDFQFMVEELAVGAQFNLPYIHVLVNNSYLGLIRQAQRGFDMDYQVQLSFENINCPEINGYGVDHVSVVEGLGCKAIRVTEPDQIAPAFEQARVLMKQHRVPVVVEVILERVTNISMGTDLGGVNEFEALAENVTDAPTSIAALR
- a CDS encoding 2-keto-4-pentenoate hydratase, with product MTRDAIIAAGAERLIQAHRQGRPIPVPLDIPLAEEADAYAIQERVSMTLGTPAGWKLGGIVPGEAPRYSRLFAEHNQASPGVCRRRDHQVVFLEPELAVVLGAAIPAREAPYTRAEIAPRVSGLHAAIEVVDSRFADWPEVPPLWQLADGLSHGGFVLGSGVAPGSLDRLVDAEYRLTLDGQVALAGRGGHPGGDPAALLVEMVNARIARDGEGFAAGEVITTGTFDGVVEMLAGQQARLVFAGIGEAVLHLAP
- the hydA gene encoding dihydropyrimidinase: MSRFDTLITNGLIITAIDRYTADIGLKDGRIVALGQDLGEAEEVIDAQGLWVMPGGVDAHCHLDQPLGDGAVMADDFESGTRSAACGGTTTVIPFAAQQKGQGLRAAVEDYHRRSEGKAFVDYAFHMIVTDPTETVLKEELPALIEEGYSSFKIYLTYDDLKLNDREVLEVLAMARREGGMVMVHAENADCIAYLTELLEEQGRTAPYYHGVAHSTIAEREATHRAISLAELVDVPLLIVHVSGPEAIEQIRWAQGRGLRVYGETCPQYLMLTASDLDREGFEGAKCVCSPPPRDPAAQEAVWEALENGVFQVFSSDHAPFRYEDPQGKKLHGESASFAHIPNGIPGLETRLPILFSEGVIKERIDATRFVSLTATQPAKIYGLYPRKGTIAIGSDADLTLWDPATRTTVRNAELHHAVDYTPYEGLELTGKPVLTLCRGRVVSRDGRPSAEPGYGQFLKCDKPRPARPRGAAKGF
- a CDS encoding TRAP transporter large permease, yielding MITAIEVLVGFVIMLGMMAAGIHVAVAIFSVAALGTLMYLGTPLLFSFGDALWGTLNDFILTAIPLFILLGELLLRSGITERMYSALSVWLNRMPGGLLHTNIGASSVFAAMSGSSVATAATIGTVALPAFAERGYSERLALGTLAAGATLGILIPPSINMIIYGAITNTSIGKLFIAGILPGLALAGAFMLAIMAFSLLRPGVAGEAEPRASLRERLASLVDLLPPAFVFAIVIGSIYSGWATPTEAAALGVVAALVLAAMNRKLTLSMLHECFLSMARTTAMIMLIIVAAFFLNYIVGILGIPHTLTQWVADLGLSPLGLILALVIFYLVLGCFLETLSMMIATVPIVVPMVVQFGFDPVWFGIFLVVMMEISLITPPIGMNLYVVQGVRGRGSIGDVMLGSLPFLAIMLLFVLLITIWPGLVLWLPNAMG